The genomic DNA CTTGGATCAGGTGCTCGCGCGCCGCCTGCCCGTCGCGGGCGATGCGGTCGAGGCGCCGAGCCGCCTTCGCGTCGAGATCCTCGCCGCGCTCGTCGAGCTCCTGCTCCGCCTCGAGGCCGGCCTCCATGCGGCGTGCCAACTCGATCTCCTCGCGCACGTCGAGCAGCTTCACCGTCCCGATCTCGTGCAGGTACTGCCGGACCGGGTTGTCGGTCCGGACCGACCCGCCGCTCATCGCCGCGGCGCGCGCCTCGAGCTCGCGGATCTCGTCGGCGTTCTGCGCCGCGGCGTCGGCGCGCTCCTGCTCCGCGGTCGCCTCCTCCGCGGCGAGGGCGGCCTCGTCCGGCTCCTCCTCGTCGAGGTCGCCGGCCAGNNNNNNNNNNNNNNNNNNNNNNNNNNNNNNNNNNNNNNNNNNNNNNNNNNNNNNNNNNNNNNNNNNNNNNNNNNNNNNNNNNNNNNNNNNNNNNNNNNNNCCTCCGCGGCGAGGGCGGCCTCGTCCGGCTCCTCCTCGTCGAGGTCGCCGGCCAGACCCGCGGCCTGGTCGTCGGTCGCGTCGTCGGTAGCGTCGCCCTCCCCGAGGTCGTCGCCCGCACCCCCGAGCGCCTCGCCGTCCGCGGGTGCCGCGGCGTCCGCCGGCGCGACCGCGCCGTCCGCGTCGCCCTCGTCGCCGGCCTCCTCGTCGCCGGCCTCCTCGTCGCCGATCACCTCGACGCCGCGCAGGTCCAGCTGTTCCAGGACCTCGTCGAGCACGTCGTCGCCGAGCTCCGGCGTCCGCTCGAGGACGCGCGTCAGCGCCCCCTTCACCAGGCCGGCGGACACGACCCCGCGCTCCTGGCCCTGCTCGAGCAGCGCCTGCATCTCCGGCGCCTCCAGCCATTCCGGCGTCGCGTGCATGTCGTTCACGTCGGTCTGCAGTGCTTCGCTCATGACCCCTCCGTTCGGTCGGCCCGTCGCGGCGCTGCGAGCGGACGCCCGGAGACCGGGCGCCGAGGGTGCGGCGCGAGGGGCGGTGGACCGTGGGGCGGCCGGCCGCGCGGCGCGGCCGAGCGGGGGGTGCGCCGCGCGCACCGGACCCTCCGCCCCGGCAACTCGCTCAAGGTAGCACGCGGCCCCGTGCCCCCCGCGCCGTCCGGGCGACGAAGCCCTGCTACCCTCGCGCCGGAGGTCCGCCATGCCCGACCCGCTCGTGCCCGACCCGCTCGCCGGCCAGCCCGTGCCCCGCGACCGCCTCGAGCACGTCCCCCGGCTCCTCGCCGCGTTCTACGACGTCGCGCCCGACCCGGCCGACCCCGGCCAGCGGGTCGCGTTCGGGACGTCGGGCCACCGCGGGCGCTCGCGCGACGGCACCTTCAACGAGGCGCACGTCGTCGCCATCGCCGCCGCCGTCGCGGAGTACCGCGCCGCCGCCGGCCACCGCGGCCCCCTGGTGCTCGGGGCGGACACGCACGCGCTGAGCGAACCGGCGTTCCGGACCGCCGCCTCCGTCCTCGCCGCCGCCGACGTCCCGCTGTGGGTCGACGCCGACCTCGGGCCGGTCCCCACCCCCGTCGTCAGTCACGCCGTCCTGACGCACAACCGCCAGCACGGCTCCGGCGCCGACGGCATCGTCATCACCCCGTCGCACAACCCGCCTGGCGACGGCGGCCTCAAGTACGACCCGCCCCACGGGGGGCCGGCCGGCAACGACGTGACGCGCGCCATACAGGCGCGCGCCAACGCCTGGCTCGACGCGGGCACAGGCGCCGTCCCCCGCGTCCCCGTCCGCGAGGCGCTCGCGTGCGCCGAACGCCGCGACCTGGTCGGCGCCTACGTCGCCGACCTCGGGCACGTCCTCGACCTCGACGCGGTCGCCGCGTCGGGCCTGAAGCTCGGGGCGGACCCCCTGGGCGGCGCGGCGGTACCGGTCTGGCCGCGCGTCGCCGAGACCTACGGCCTCGACCTCGAGGTGGTCGACGCCCGCATCGACCCGGCCTTCGCCTTCATGCGCCTCGATCACGACGGCGTCGTGCGGATGGACTGCTCGTCGCCGTACGCGATGGCCGGCCTCCTCGAGCTCGCGGACCGCTACGACGTCGCGTTCGGGACCGACCCGGACGTCGACCGGCACGGCGTCGTCGTGGAGGGGGCCCTGATGAACCCCAACCACTACCTCGCGGCCGCCGCGGACTACCTGCTCGGGGCGCGCGACGGATGGCGGCACGACGCCGCGATCGCGACGACCGCCGTCACGACCCACATGCTGCACCGCGTCGCCGCGGCGCACGGGCGCCCCCTCGTCGAGACGCCGGTCGGCTTCAAGTGGTTCGTCGAGGGCCTCCTCGCGGGCCGCACCGGCTTCGCAGCGGAGGAGTCCGCCGGCGCGACGGCGTTGCGCCGCGACGGCACCGTCTGGACGACCGACAAGGACGGCGTCGTCGCGGCGTTGCTCGCCGCGGAGATGACCGCCCGGACGGGCGCGACCCCGGCCGAACGCTACCGCCGGCTCGAAGCGACCCACGGCGCGTTCGCCTACCGGCGCAGCGACGCGCCGGCGAGCGACGCGCAGAAGGCCGCCCTGAAGGCGCTCGACGCCGCCGCGGTCGACGCGCGCGAGGTCGCCGGCGACCCGGTCCGCGAGGTCCGGACGTCCACGCCGTCCGGCGATCCCCTCGGCGGGCTCAAGGTCGTCACCGACGGCGGCTGGTTCGCCGCCCGCCCGTCGGGGACCGAAGCGATCTACAAGATCTACGCCGAAAGCGTCCGCGGCGACGCGCACCTGCGGCGCCTCGAACGCGAAGCGCGCGAGGTGGTCGACGCCGCCTTCGACACCGACGCGTGACGCGCCGACGCGCGACGCACGGGCGCGACCCCGCGCCGCGCGGGGCTCAGGGGCGGTAGGGCACGCTGAGGATCGGGACGCGCGAACTGCGCAACAGCGCGTCGGCGCGGGAGCCGAGCAGCAGCCCCACGGCGCCGGCGTGGCGGCGGACGCCGACCGCGATCAGGTCCGCACCGACCTCCGCGGCGAGCGCGGGGAGCGCGTCGATCGGGTTGCCCTCCCGCAACAGCGTCGCGACGTCCCGGCCGTGCGTCATCTCCCGCATGGCCTCCTCGGCGCGGCGGGCGTAGTCCGCGTCCCCGTGGTAGCGGGGGTCGTCGACGACGTGCGCGATCGCCAGGTCGACGCCGGCGTCGGCCCACCCCTCGACCACGCCCCAGGCGTGCCGCGACGCGTCCCCGAAATCGGTGGCGAGCAGGACCTTGCGGACGTCGCGCGCCTCCGCCTCCTCGCGGACCGTCAGGACCGGCCGCCGCGCGCGCCGCACGACCCGGCCGGCGGTCCCCCCGAGAAAGAACGCGTCCAAGCGGTTGGCGCCGTGCGCCCCCATCACGATCACGTCGGCGCCGGCATCCTCCGCCGTCTCCAGGATCTCCGCGACCGGGTGGCCCCACCGGAGCTCCGACGTCCCCCCCTCGCTCGCGAGGTGGTGGAGGCGCTCCTGGATCCGCTTCACCTCCGTCGCGCGGCCCTCCTCGATGCGCCGCACCCACTCCGGGTTCAACGTGTCCGCGGTCGGCTGCAGGTAGCGCCGTTCGTCGCTCTCGAAGCGCTCCTGGACGTAGATCAGGTGCAGCTCGCCGCCGAGACGCTCGCGGAGCGACAGCGCCAGGCGACGCGCCTTCTCCGCCGTCTGCGAAAAGTCGGTCGGGTGCAGGATCTTCATGCAACCTCCTCGCCGCCGCCGCGCGCTCCGCGGCCGGCTTCGTGCGCAACGTAGCACGCGCCCTCCGCGCCGGGCGGGCCGCTCGTACGCCCCGCACCGCCGTCAGGCGCGGTCCTTCGGCCGGCTCCAGGCGGCGACCGCCCGCCCGACCGCCCACGCGACCCCCGCCGACCCCAGCACCCACGGCACCGCCGCGAGCGGCAGCGGCGCGAGCCCCAACAGGGTCCGGAGCGGCGGCAGCCCGACCGCGGCGACCTGCAACGCCCCACTGAAGGCCAGCGCCGCCCACAGGCCCCGGTTCGGGGTCGGCGGGTGGCGTTCGCGGCGGGCGCCGTCGAGCAGCGCGAGTTGCGCGAGGACCAGCACCATGAACGTCGCCGTCGCCGCCGCCTCCGGCCCCACCCCGACCCACGGCGCCCACGCCCGCGGCGCGAGCGACAGGGCGGCGACCGCCCCCCCACCGAACCCCACGAAGCGCAGCGTGCTCGCCGACAACAGCGGCGCGTCGGCGGCGTGGGGCGGGTCGTCCATCAGCCCCGGCCGCCGGTCCCACGCGAGCGCCAACGCCGGCAACGCGTCGGTGATCAGGTTGATCCACAGGATCTGTGCCGCCGCGAGGGGCGGAACGGCGTCCCCGCCGCGTGCGGCGAGGGCCAGCACGAACCCGGTGGCGATCGTGACGACCTCCGCGGCGTTCGCGGCGAACAGGAAGCGGACGAACGCCCGCAGGTTCGCCGCCACGCCGCGCCCCTCGCGGATGGCGGCAATGAGCGTCGAGACGTCGTCGTCGAGCAGGACGACGTCCGCCGCCTCGCGCGCGACGTCGCTACCCCGCTCGCCCATCGCCACGCCGACGTCGGCGCGGCGGAGCGCCGGCGCGTCGTTCACGCCGTCCCCGGTCATCGCGACCGTCGCGCCGGCCGCCTGGTAGGCCTCGACGATGTCGAGCTTGCGTTCCGGCGCGGTCCGCGCGAACACGTCCACCTCCCGCAGGGTGCCGGCGTCGCGGCGCTCGGCGACGGCGTCGCCGACCGCCACGACGTCGGCGTCCAGGCCCACCTCGCGCGCGACGGCGCGGGCGGTGGCGGGGTGGTCGCCGGTGATCATCACGACCCGCGCGCCCGCCCGGCGGGCGGCGGCGACCGCGTCCGCCGCCCCCGCGCGCGGC from Trueperaceae bacterium includes the following:
- a CDS encoding universal stress protein, producing MKILHPTDFSQTAEKARRLALSLRERLGGELHLIYVQERFESDERRYLQPTADTLNPEWVRRIEEGRATEVKRIQERLHHLASEGGTSELRWGHPVAEILETAEDAGADVIVMGAHGANRLDAFFLGGTAGRVVRRARRPVLTVREEAEARDVRKVLLATDFGDASRHAWGVVEGWADAGVDLAIAHVVDDPRYHGDADYARRAEEAMREMTHGRDVATLLREGNPIDALPALAAEVGADLIAVGVRRHAGAVGLLLGSRADALLRSSRVPILSVPYRP
- a CDS encoding RNA polymerase sigma factor region1.1 domain-containing protein, translated to MSEALQTDVNDMHATPEWLEAPEMQALLEQGQERGVVSAGLVKGALTRVLERTPELGDDVLDEVLEQLDLRGVEVIGDEEAGDEEAGDEGDADGAVAPADAAAPADGEALGGAGDDLGEGDATDDATDDQAAGLAGDLDEEEPDEAALAAE
- a CDS encoding phosphoglucomutase, alpha-D-glucose phosphate-specific (catalyzes the interconversion of alpha-D-glucose 1-phosphate to alpha-D-glucose 6-phosphate), producing MPDPLVPDPLAGQPVPRDRLEHVPRLLAAFYDVAPDPADPGQRVAFGTSGHRGRSRDGTFNEAHVVAIAAAVAEYRAAAGHRGPLVLGADTHALSEPAFRTAASVLAAADVPLWVDADLGPVPTPVVSHAVLTHNRQHGSGADGIVITPSHNPPGDGGLKYDPPHGGPAGNDVTRAIQARANAWLDAGTGAVPRVPVREALACAERRDLVGAYVADLGHVLDLDAVAASGLKLGADPLGGAAVPVWPRVAETYGLDLEVVDARIDPAFAFMRLDHDGVVRMDCSSPYAMAGLLELADRYDVAFGTDPDVDRHGVVVEGALMNPNHYLAAAADYLLGARDGWRHDAAIATTAVTTHMLHRVAAAHGRPLVETPVGFKWFVEGLLAGRTGFAAEESAGATALRRDGTVWTTDKDGVVAALLAAEMTARTGATPAERYRRLEATHGAFAYRRSDAPASDAQKAALKALDAAAVDAREVAGDPVREVRTSTPSGDPLGGLKVVTDGGWFAARPSGTEAIYKIYAESVRGDAHLRRLEREAREVVDAAFDTDA